The sequence below is a genomic window from Vicia villosa cultivar HV-30 ecotype Madison, WI unplaced genomic scaffold, Vvil1.0 ctg.000032F_1_1_3, whole genome shotgun sequence.
aagttgaacaataaattacagtgtaaaagtcatggaggcagaagctacaaaGCGTGTGTTTGATTCTGggttgaaaaaaaattgattttgagtgaatcgattatgtaaaattgattctgGATAAAAGTGGGTTATAGGTAAAGTGATTTGTGTTTGGAGAAAATTttgcaaaagtgagttgaacaataaatttcagtgtaaaaatcacatttaaaaatCACGTTTGATCAAAAGTTACAAATCTTAGCtttaagtagaatcaattctggaaaaCATAATCAATTCTGCTCGAGATCAACCAAATacgtcaaaatcaattctagatgtccagaatcaattctagatgCCTCAAACGTGAAACCAAACATAAACAAATTCTaatttcaaatacaatcaattctAGAGACAAAATCAATTATACTTTTTCCTAACCAAATATCTTAAAATCACTCCGAATCAATTCTACACATATAAAATTGCTTTTAACATTTTCAAAAGtcaaaccaaacatgcacttTATCAAAACATTACAAAACTAAACTAGTAGCCTATATTCTATAAATTATCTATTATCCgttatttttatgaaagaaatataTAAGCTAATAAAAATATGTTATAAGTTTGTGAAAACAATTAATAAACACATTTTTGAAAACATATAAGTTTATACTCTCCCATTTTTCAATATAAATCATTTTGGCActtcacatatattaaaaaataaataatttatatatataaaaaagaaaaattatatctATTTAACAAAATTATCATTCTTTACTGATTTAAAGATATTATGAAAGGACTTTTGATTTTATATTATTTCTGAAAGTGGCATATAATAAAAAATGAGGAAAGTATAATATAATTGATATTACTTCTTTTAAACGATATTTATTTGTGCTGGTGTTCTCATTCTTCCCAACAATTCTTTCGCCCAGTATCATTCACTGTAGTTCAacatttattttcaatattacaTATTAGCTCAAGCACCACAGAACATTGGTATGATATTGCACAGAAATTCCATAAGAAGGAGTAGTATTAAAAACACAAAAGTCTATATATCAACACAAGCATCAAATTCTTGATTGGTTGTTGGAAGGACTCAACCACAGCCGATTTCAGTCATAGGAATAGCCCTTCTAAGTTGCAGCATGTGTATATTACAATTCAGTCATGGGAATAGGCCTTCTAAATGATTATCCATGATCAcagaaacaagatcaagaaaTGCAGCTTCGCTTGTTCCGGGAAGTGCAGCCTCTTCCGCTTCCTGAATAATCTGCTCAATGACAGACTTTTTCTTCAGTGTTTCTCTACACATGATGCTTCCTATGGTGAAAGGAGTGAGTCCTTTCTCTGCACCTTTCTGAAGCAGCATGGTTGATATACGAAGGATCCGGGCACATTCAAGAGGAAGTTCCCATCCATGAGATTTCAAAAGCTTGATATCTTCTTCAGCATCCAGAGATTTTATGTGCTCAATGGTGTCTGGGGAGTAAGGTTCTTGAGCTTGTGGCCAATATAACCAGTCAAAAGTGCAGTCTTCAAACTGCAAAACGGGCAAAACAACATCAGCTTAAATTATTTTCAGACTGAAAAAGAAAACCAATTCATTCAGATTTCAGACTTACACTCTCAGGCAGACAATAGCCATGATCAATTGGAATAAGGACAGTTGGATCATCTTCACCGTTCTTGGAAACCAAAATATTCCCGGCATGTCTATCTGCATTTGCCAACCTGATGTCCAGCACAGAGATCTTGTGTACCTCTTTCACCGGAAATGCGCTAGGGCCCATATCTTCACAGCTTCCAATGTTCTTCATAAACATCTGAAGTGATCCTATTTTAACATTACTTGAAACCTTCTTATAACCTTCAGGATGATGGAACCCTTCATGCATGCATTTGACCATAACTGTAGGCGGAACTCCAGCAAACCCCTGCTCCTCATTGTTATGATATGAGCGAGGGCCTTTCCTCGGATGATCCAAGATGTAAGCTGCAACTTCTCTCAACGCACCTTTCCCTACTCGTGTTCCTTTCTTTAACCCTTCACCATCCTCTGAGATAGGTAAGCCCCGAGGATTATTAATTGCCATTGGCTCCTCATCAGTAGGCTTGAAAACTGACACATACTTTAAGCCAGATGGATCTTGCATGAGATAAGCTCCTCCTGATCCCTCTGATGATCGAATTGGCTTACGGCCTTTCTCTAACCCCTCTAATGTAATTTTAACTAGTTCCTGGATAAGTGGTGGAATTTTGATATTGGAATTCTTAAAAATTGGTTCCAAAAGAAATTCACTAGTCAACCTGTTCCTCTTCGGGACCAGTGGCCCTAGCTGGTCTGCAGCTAAATTTGGTACTCTATCAGGTGTGGACGATGCCTCAATTgataattcaaaatctttttctactgGTTTAGTTCTTACCTTGGCATCTGATATCCTGACCAACAAATGAATCACAGCATCATTATCCTTACAGATGTCCTCAATAAGTCTTCGGTCATCAAGTGCCTCGCCCTTCCATACCAATTCTTGATCCGCAAGATCGAAGAACCCTTGCCCTTTCCTTGCAATCTGCTGCTTCACATAACCCACATTCCTAGTCTTCTCGATACAAAACCCAAACTCCTTACCAGATAAAGTCCTAACTGTAATAGCTTTAAGATCAGAAAACCTTAGAACTAAATGCAACACATTTCCATCAGCAACTCCATAATCACGGACACATGATTTGTCATGAGCCAATTCCTTCCCTTCAAAAACCAGTTTCGATTTCTTTACAAAAAATCCTCTAAAGGTTTGAATTCTCAGCTTCACCGAAGCAATGGAATCCGTCTCCATAATATGCATGGGGATCACCGATCCACCAACAGTTAGGTAAATCAAAATTGAATCCCTTGCATGACGACTAAACCAACTAGTATATTCACCATTTTCATACATTGGACTAACTGTCAAACAAGCCATTCGCAATTTACAGGTTCATAATCTTGCTGGCTCAAAAATAAACAAGCTATGAACCTTACGATCACTATTAAAATCAAAACATCTCAACTAATTTTCCCTTCTCATTTTTCAGGTTTTCCCTCTCACTGCAAAAGTAGCCCATACCTGAACCTAAGCAGTAAACAAGAACTAAAAAGCCTAAAATATGTAACCTACTAGCAGTTTCTTTCCAAAAATCATGGCTCGGAACCAAACCAAGATTTCTGGAAAATGAAACTTTCAGAGAAATTAAGTTCAGCTTATCAAATCAAATGTCTATTTGAATTGATATTTGAATTGATATTTGATAATACTATAAATTTTTACATTGCTGCAATGCTTAATGCTATAGCAAAATTCAGAGAACAAGAGATTGCTTGCAAACCGTAGTCCAGTTACCCTACAACATATAAATTGCATGTCAATTTCAAATGGAATAATAAAAAACACTGAAAACGAAACATGAATATAATAATTTATGACATGAAATCAAATAATCATTTTCGAAATTTCAAATTAAGAACAAGAGAAATAAGGTATTTTTCATGAATTTTCTTCATACCAAAACTAGCTACGATGATAAACGAGAATCCATAAAAGAATGttctagaaaaaaaaaagaaaagaagaagaagcttaCGGAGAGTGAAAGAAGAAACTCAGGTAGGAAGACGGTGATATGAGAAAGTTGAGAAACAAAGCGACATTTTACGAATCGGAAGTTTTCTTAGATTCGACTCAGTGAGTCACCATtgatgaaaaatgaaaaagaaacaatgtGAGTGAGAACTGAGAAGAATAGAGGTTTTTGTTATATGGTACATTCTGGTGAGGTTCTATGCTATATACATCTATTTTTGTCTTGTCACGCAAGTTCAatacatttttcttttcatctcatTGATGCAAGTGTATTGATGATTGATTAGATTATTCCATATTTACTAACCTCCTCACCAAGTAATATTCTTTCTAGATCCTAAATTTGTTTGACAAACTCATTTTTTTGTAAGTttataatttatgatttttttatttgatataatttatgatttATAAGCTTATATGTGTAAAACAGATTTGTTTAATAAATTTGTACGACTGCTTGTATTATCTttgaaaaagtaatttttttaagaattttttttaataatttttttataaattacaaGATTAATTTTGACGTATAATAAAACAAGAGAATAATTGTTATGCATTATTAATGTAATATATTTTACATAATCAGTACATCACAAACAACCATTCACAAATATTACTTTGTatatgattataaaaaaaaaagccaAACAATAACAATTTAATGATTATAATTCAGTGACGgtataaaatttcttttatatTATCAATGTATCtcaattaaatacataaaacaaatataatatatattattaaattttaaaacttagtcaaaatcacataatttttcagttatttcaaaaataattttatgaagaGCTATTCAAAATACtttaagtaattttttaaaattttattcgaaaaaaattattatataaaaataaaattttaacaaaaattatttaaatcaattttttttcggAAATTCTATATAATTTTTTAGCTAAAATATTTAAcgctataaaaattattttaaataagctGAAACAAGCTGCCCAGTATCTAATTTTTACTAGTTTATAAGTTAATTCAAATAGTTTTTTATGTTAAGTTAATGgtttatatttatttcatatgattttttttatgctCATTTCCATTATGAATGTCTTAAACAAATTAGGATTAAGAGATTTGTATTATATTTTAGACAAAATTATAATTCAAATCTATGAGTTTTTTGTACAATATATATGAACCTCATTATATTGAGTTTATCTAAATAACATGTAACTTTTTCTATAGAAGTGGATCAAATTAAATTCTTCATTATGGATGTATGTGCCAGTAACTTTCATGCGATTCGAAGATAGTTATGGAATGAAATTATAATCTAAAAAAGGTTAATCCTGACTCTTGGTGAATGCTAGGTGATTTCAATACATTTACTAGTTCCCATGAGAAATTTAATAGATGCACTCCAAACAAAACTTCCATAGATGGGTTTTTTAGTTGGACAAATTAAAATGAGCTTATGCATCTTGACATTAATGATAACTATTACACTTGGACCAATGTGAGGAAAGGCGGTGCTTACTCTTTTGTTAGGCTTGACAAAACCATTTGTAATTATAATTGACTAAATCTTTCAAACACATTCAATTGCTCTACTTTGATCAAATCACTCAGACCATCACCATATTCTTCTCGACTGTAACAAAGGTAAGTTTGATTTGACTACGCCATTCAAATTCCTGAAGGTTAATTGACTCTAGATGATAGATGCAGACAACTTATTATTGATAATTGGAATACTAGTGTGATCGGTTGccctatgattttttttatatgctAAGTTGAGATCTCTTAAACATATTCTTAGGAAATGGAACAAAGAGTTATTTCGCAATATTCATCTTAAATCCATTCATGCTACGATGAAGCTAACAGGATACACAGTTGGATTGATGATGTAGGTTATAATGGTGGTCTTGGATCAGAGGAAAAAATGAATAACTTCTGTTAGATAAGGCATTGAATATGCATGACTAGTTTTGGAAGAACAATGCAAGGAATAAATGGTTTAAGGATGGAGATGGGAATACAAAGTTTTTTCACAACACAATCAAATTGAGATATTCTAGCAACAAAATAACTGGATTGAGGCATGACCATGTTTTTTTAAAGGATGACATTAAATTAGATAATCTTGTTATTAACTTCTACACAAAAAATTGTTTAGTTCATAAAACAATTGCAGTTATACTGATTTGGTTGAGAGAATCATctcataacttataaattatgtGAATAATGAATATCTCACTAGAATGCCTCAGGCAGAGAAAATTAAGAATACAGTGCATAATATGGATTCTAGTTATGCTCCAGACCCTGGTAGCTTTAGGGGATGTTTTTTCAAGGCTATTGGCATATAGTAAGACCAATGTTATTAATTTAGTAAATTAGTTCTTTGAACAAGTTTGGATCCTTCATAATCTCAATTCAATCAATAAGACTTTGATACCTAAACAACATGGAGAAAATTCTATTGAGCAATATAGAACTCTTACACTTGCAAATTTTTAATTCAAAAGTATCACTAAAATCATTGCAGATAGGTTGGTCATCTTACTTTCCAAAATTGTTTTAGAACACCAAAGAGGTTCTATTAGTGGGCAGACAGATTTATGAGTGCATTGGGGTTACTTCAAAAG
It includes:
- the LOC131622557 gene encoding phosphatidylinositol 4-kinase gamma 3-like; protein product: MACLTVSPMYENGEYTSWFSRHARDSILIYLTVGGSVIPMHIMETDSIASVKLRIQTFRGFFVKKSKLVFEGKELAHDKSCVRDYGVADGNVLHLVLRFSDLKAITVRTLSGKEFGFCIEKTRNVGYVKQQIARKGQGFFDLADQELVWKGEALDDRRLIEDICKDNDAVIHLLVRISDAKVRTKPVEKDFELSIEASSTPDRVPNLAADQLGPLVPKRNRLTSEFLLEPIFKNSNIKIPPLIQELVKITLEGLEKGRKPIRSSEGSGGAYLMQDPSGLKYVSVFKPTDEEPMAINNPRGLPISEDGEGLKKGTRVGKGALREVAAYILDHPRKGPRSYHNNEEQGFAGVPPTVMVKCMHEGFHHPEGYKKVSSNVKIGSLQMFMKNIGSCEDMGPSAFPVKEVHKISVLDIRLANADRHAGNILVSKNGEDDPTVLIPIDHGYCLPESFEDCTFDWLYWPQAQEPYSPDTIEHIKSLDAEEDIKLLKSHGWELPLECARILRISTMLLQKGAEKGLTPFTIGSIMCRETLKKKSVIEQIIQEAEEAALPGTSEAAFLDLVSVIMDNHLEGLFP